A stretch of Flavobacterium sp. N1994 DNA encodes these proteins:
- a CDS encoding class I SAM-dependent methyltransferase has protein sequence MSFQNNIFFQKVKDYSVSKEIFELHHNPEYDLLITFPKPSLEKLPSYYESDDYISHTDGKRSLFERAYHIIKNVALKNKVKLINAQSQKGKLLDIGAGTGDFLVVAKKDGWQTTGIEPSNKAKAIAINKGVSFADNLANLESHSFDIITMWHVLEHVPNLDEYISELKRLIKPTGTIIIAVPNFKSFDANFYGRHWAAYDVPRHIWHFSKITIEKLFAEKEMKLVEVLPMKFDSFYVSLLSEKYKTGRMNFIRAFFVGLKSNLSGKKTKEYSSHIYVLKNK, from the coding sequence ATGAGTTTTCAAAATAATATTTTTTTCCAAAAAGTAAAAGATTATTCGGTTTCAAAAGAAATATTCGAATTGCATCACAATCCGGAATATGATTTATTGATCACTTTTCCAAAGCCGTCACTAGAGAAATTGCCAAGCTATTACGAAAGCGACGACTATATTTCACATACCGATGGCAAACGTTCTCTATTTGAAAGAGCATACCACATAATAAAAAATGTGGCACTAAAAAACAAAGTAAAATTAATCAACGCACAATCTCAAAAAGGAAAACTTCTAGACATTGGAGCAGGAACAGGAGATTTTTTGGTAGTGGCTAAAAAAGACGGTTGGCAAACTACTGGAATCGAACCAAGCAATAAAGCAAAAGCTATAGCTATCAATAAAGGGGTTTCATTTGCAGATAACCTAGCGAATCTTGAAAGCCATTCTTTCGATATCATCACCATGTGGCACGTGTTAGAACATGTTCCTAATCTGGATGAATATATTTCTGAATTAAAAAGATTGATTAAACCAACCGGAACTATAATTATTGCTGTTCCCAATTTCAAATCATTCGACGCCAATTTCTACGGAAGACATTGGGCTGCTTATGACGTACCAAGACACATTTGGCATTTTTCAAAAATAACTATCGAAAAATTATTCGCAGAAAAAGAAATGAAATTGGTCGAAGTCCTACCCATGAAATTTGATAGTTTTTATGTAAGCTTACTTTCAGAAAAATATAAAACAGGGAGAATGAATTTCATTCGAGCATTTTTTGTCGGACTAAAATCAAATCTGTCAGGAAAGAAAACAAAAGAGTATTCCTCCCATATATATGTCCTTAAAAACAAGTAA
- the mnmG gene encoding tRNA uridine-5-carboxymethylaminomethyl(34) synthesis enzyme MnmG — translation MFLEKYDTIVVGAGHAGCEAAAASANLGCSTLLVTMSLQNIAQMSCNPAMGGIAKGQIVREIDALGGYSGIISDITAVQFKMLNKSKGPAMWSPRVQSDRMRFAEEWRLRLEQTPNLDFYQEMVKGLLIKNQKIEGIVTSLGIEIKAKTVVLTNGTFLNGLIHIGDKQFGGGRAGESAAYGITEDLINAGFESGRMKTGTPPRVDGRSLDYSKMREEPGDLVPDKFSYSDETKPLVHQKLCHMTYTSNEVHNILREGFDRSPMFNGRIKSIGPRYCPSIEDKINRFADKERHQLFVEPEGWNTVEVYVNGFSTSLPEDIQFKALRLVEGFEKVKFFRPGYAIEYDYFPPTQLKHTLETKLVEGLYFAGQINGTTGYEEAASQGMMAGINAALKVKEQEPMILRRDEAYIGVLIDDLITKGTEEPYRMFTSRAEYRTLLRQDNADFRLTAKSYKIGLASEKRLKRMEYKFEESEKMVNFFKETSVTQEEANPILVEKESAPMSQSDKMYKVFSRPQIELEDILKFEKVQEYIQANDLDKEIIEQAEIQVKYSGYIEKERNNAEKLVRLEDIKIPENFDYNKIKSMSIEAKQKLSKIRPVTISQASRISGVSPSDISVLLIYMGR, via the coding sequence ATGTTTTTAGAAAAATACGATACAATTGTAGTGGGAGCAGGACATGCAGGTTGCGAAGCAGCAGCGGCATCAGCTAATTTAGGTTGTAGCACTTTGTTGGTCACAATGAGCCTACAGAACATTGCGCAAATGTCATGCAATCCTGCTATGGGGGGAATTGCGAAAGGACAAATTGTTCGTGAAATAGACGCACTTGGAGGGTATTCAGGAATTATTTCAGATATTACCGCTGTTCAATTCAAAATGCTTAACAAATCTAAAGGACCTGCTATGTGGTCTCCCAGAGTGCAATCAGACCGAATGCGATTTGCAGAAGAATGGAGATTGCGTTTAGAACAAACACCTAATCTCGATTTCTATCAAGAAATGGTAAAAGGACTTCTAATTAAAAATCAAAAGATTGAAGGAATTGTTACTTCACTCGGAATTGAAATCAAAGCCAAAACAGTAGTACTTACTAATGGCACTTTTCTTAACGGATTAATCCATATCGGTGACAAGCAATTTGGAGGAGGTAGAGCAGGAGAAAGTGCGGCATACGGAATAACAGAGGATTTAATTAATGCTGGTTTTGAATCTGGCAGAATGAAAACAGGAACACCACCTCGAGTAGATGGTCGTTCATTAGATTATTCTAAAATGCGCGAAGAACCAGGGGATTTAGTTCCAGATAAGTTCTCCTATTCAGATGAAACCAAACCATTGGTTCATCAGAAACTTTGTCACATGACATACACTTCAAACGAAGTGCACAATATTCTTCGAGAAGGTTTTGATCGCTCCCCAATGTTTAATGGACGCATTAAAAGTATCGGCCCAAGATATTGCCCATCTATTGAAGACAAAATTAACCGTTTTGCTGACAAGGAGAGACATCAATTATTTGTAGAACCAGAAGGATGGAATACTGTGGAAGTATATGTAAACGGGTTTTCAACTTCCTTACCTGAAGATATTCAATTCAAAGCTTTACGTTTAGTGGAAGGGTTTGAAAAAGTGAAATTCTTTAGACCTGGATACGCTATTGAATACGATTATTTTCCGCCAACACAATTAAAACATACTCTCGAAACGAAGTTAGTTGAAGGACTATATTTTGCTGGACAAATCAATGGGACAACTGGATATGAAGAAGCAGCATCTCAAGGAATGATGGCGGGTATCAATGCAGCACTAAAAGTAAAAGAACAAGAACCAATGATTCTGCGTCGTGATGAAGCTTATATAGGAGTATTAATAGACGATTTAATAACCAAAGGTACAGAAGAACCATATCGAATGTTTACCTCTCGTGCAGAATACAGAACGCTTTTAAGACAAGACAACGCCGACTTTAGATTAACAGCTAAATCCTATAAAATTGGATTAGCTTCTGAAAAACGTCTAAAAAGAATGGAATACAAATTTGAAGAAAGTGAAAAAATGGTCAATTTCTTCAAAGAAACGAGCGTTACTCAAGAGGAAGCCAACCCCATTTTAGTAGAAAAGGAAAGTGCACCAATGAGTCAATCCGATAAAATGTATAAAGTATTCTCTCGACCTCAAATCGAATTAGAGGATATTTTAAAATTTGAAAAAGTTCAAGAATATATCCAAGCAAACGATTTAGATAAAGAAATAATCGAACAAGCCGAAATCCAAGTCAAATATTCTGGGTATATCGAAAAGGAAAGAAACAATGCGGAAAAGTTGGTTCGATTAGAAGATATTAAAATCCCTGAGAATTTTGATTACAACAAAATCAAATCGATGTCAATAGAAGCCAAACAAAAGTTGTCTAAAATTCGTCCAGTAACCATTTCACAAGCATCAAGAATTAGCGGAGTATCTCCATCAGACATATCCGTGTTATTAATTTATATGGGGAGATAG
- a CDS encoding DUF4175 family protein, translating to MENSNVIYDKLESFIKKFYTNELLRGTIFFVGIGLLYFIFTLFVEYFLWLKPNARTILFYTFVLVELFLLFRFICFPLFKLFKLQKGIDYNEASKIIGNHFSEVGDKLTNFLQLSQDKNKSELLLASIDQKANTLQPIPFGNAINLGNNKKYLPLAIIPILFFAFFYLSGNSNLISQSLNRVVNFKQQFLPPAPFEFQVLNANLQTEQNKDFLLKVKTVGKVVPQDATIFIGNESYFMESNKAGEFEFVIPKPSEEVEFHIEANDVSSHDYELKVVTVPSIANFEMVLNFPSYLNKKAEVIKGTGNAIIPEGTKVTWRMNTLATQKVDWVNENAHYAFTKEDNMFLLSKSILQNVDYQILTSNAKVQNYEKLNYQISVIKDQFPTISVNNAPDSLKVNKNYVLGQVSDDYGLSKLQIVYYPKDTPKEVKKAVISVKHDVYDQFVFSFPNNLPVMEGVSYEYYFEIFDNDAIHNFKSTKSSVFSNRIATETEKQDEMLQQQNENINSMSKSLKAQDKQLSEMDKLQKMGKEKDNLEYKDQQKVNDFIQRQKQQDEMMKEFSEKMKDNLDKFKTEKKDEKKDLLQDRLEKTKEELEKNKKLLDELQKLNDKISKEELFEKMEKFQQTSKNQTKSLEQLVELTKKYYVEKKAQQIADKLDKLAEKQDKLADKTEENNAEKQDEINKEFDKLQQELKELDKDNKELKSPVSLPKTEEKEKSIDEDLKNAKDQLQKQQKEKAKSKQKSASKKMKQMSQQMAEQMEAGDKEQMDEDVAMLRQILDNLLAYSFSQEDVMKQFKNLKRGAPSFNKNLKIQQDLKQQFKHVDDSLFAMSLRNPKIAEDITKEIGNVQYNVDKAIENLAEANVPKGNSHQQYAVSSSNKLADMLSDILNSMQMEMSGAGQGKPKPGQGQGQGMQLPDIIKKQEGLGEKMKKGMKKGEKEGEGQEGNKGEKEGQGKEGQKGNNGQKGDKGKGQGNQNGGEEGQDGEGDAKNVMEIYKEQQQLREALEKELRKQGVGGNGQNVLDQMKQIEKQLLNKGFNNETLQKILNVKYELLKLEKAVQQQGEDKKRQSETNKKEFNNQAPALPTKLQEYLNSIEILNRQSLPLRSNFNQKVQEYFKTND from the coding sequence TTGGAGAATTCAAATGTCATTTACGATAAGTTAGAAAGCTTTATCAAGAAGTTTTATACCAATGAATTACTACGTGGAACAATTTTCTTCGTCGGAATTGGGTTATTGTATTTTATCTTCACCTTGTTTGTTGAGTATTTCCTTTGGCTTAAACCAAATGCTAGAACCATATTGTTTTACACTTTTGTTCTTGTAGAGTTGTTCCTCTTATTCCGATTCATCTGCTTTCCATTATTCAAATTATTTAAGCTTCAAAAAGGAATTGATTATAATGAGGCATCAAAAATCATCGGGAATCATTTCAGCGAAGTAGGAGATAAGCTTACGAACTTTCTACAACTATCTCAGGACAAAAACAAATCAGAGTTGTTATTGGCTTCGATTGACCAAAAAGCGAACACGCTTCAACCAATTCCTTTTGGAAACGCGATAAACCTTGGAAACAATAAGAAATACTTGCCTTTGGCGATAATTCCCATTTTGTTTTTTGCCTTCTTTTACCTTTCGGGAAACAGTAATTTGATTTCACAAAGTTTAAATAGGGTCGTGAATTTTAAACAGCAGTTTTTACCACCAGCACCCTTTGAATTTCAGGTTTTGAATGCCAATTTGCAGACCGAACAAAATAAAGATTTCTTGCTTAAAGTTAAAACAGTGGGTAAAGTAGTTCCACAGGATGCAACAATTTTTATTGGTAATGAAAGCTACTTTATGGAGAGTAACAAAGCTGGTGAATTTGAATTCGTCATTCCAAAACCCTCAGAAGAAGTTGAATTTCATATTGAAGCTAATGATGTTTCCTCACACGATTATGAATTAAAAGTAGTCACAGTTCCCTCCATAGCCAATTTCGAAATGGTATTGAATTTTCCAAGCTATCTAAATAAAAAAGCAGAAGTAATTAAGGGTACAGGAAACGCCATTATCCCAGAAGGGACTAAAGTCACCTGGAGAATGAATACCCTAGCCACTCAAAAGGTGGATTGGGTAAACGAAAATGCTCATTATGCTTTCACTAAAGAAGATAATATGTTTTTATTATCAAAAAGCATTCTTCAAAATGTGGATTATCAAATTCTAACCTCTAACGCAAAGGTTCAAAATTACGAGAAACTGAATTATCAGATTTCAGTAATCAAAGATCAATTCCCAACCATATCTGTAAATAATGCTCCAGATAGTTTAAAGGTTAATAAGAACTATGTGTTAGGACAAGTTTCCGACGATTACGGACTATCAAAATTACAAATAGTCTACTATCCAAAAGACACGCCAAAAGAGGTTAAAAAGGCCGTTATTTCAGTTAAGCACGATGTTTATGATCAGTTTGTGTTTTCATTCCCTAATAATCTTCCAGTAATGGAAGGAGTCTCCTACGAATATTATTTTGAGATTTTCGATAACGATGCCATTCACAATTTCAAAAGCACTAAATCATCAGTTTTCAGCAACCGTATCGCTACGGAAACAGAGAAGCAAGATGAAATGTTACAACAGCAAAACGAGAATATTAATTCGATGTCAAAATCGCTAAAAGCCCAAGACAAGCAACTTTCAGAAATGGATAAATTGCAAAAGATGGGCAAAGAAAAAGATAATCTAGAATACAAAGACCAGCAAAAAGTTAACGATTTCATCCAACGTCAAAAACAACAAGACGAAATGATGAAAGAGTTCTCGGAGAAGATGAAGGATAATCTGGATAAGTTCAAGACCGAAAAGAAGGATGAAAAGAAAGATTTGCTTCAAGACAGATTAGAGAAAACGAAAGAAGAACTCGAAAAAAATAAAAAGCTTTTAGACGAACTTCAAAAACTGAATGATAAAATCAGCAAAGAAGAGTTGTTTGAAAAGATGGAGAAATTCCAACAAACGAGCAAGAACCAAACCAAAAGTTTGGAGCAATTAGTGGAATTAACCAAGAAGTATTATGTTGAGAAAAAAGCTCAACAAATTGCTGACAAATTAGACAAACTTGCCGAAAAGCAAGACAAGCTTGCCGACAAGACCGAGGAGAACAATGCTGAAAAGCAAGATGAAATTAATAAGGAATTTGATAAACTTCAACAAGAACTAAAAGAGTTAGACAAGGACAACAAGGAATTAAAATCTCCTGTTAGTTTGCCCAAGACAGAAGAGAAAGAGAAAAGTATTGATGAAGATTTGAAGAATGCTAAAGACCAATTACAAAAGCAACAAAAAGAGAAAGCCAAATCAAAACAAAAAAGTGCTTCCAAGAAAATGAAGCAAATGAGCCAGCAAATGGCAGAACAAATGGAAGCCGGAGACAAGGAGCAAATGGATGAAGATGTGGCCATGCTAAGACAAATTTTAGACAATCTCCTTGCCTATTCTTTTTCTCAAGAAGATGTCATGAAGCAGTTCAAAAACTTGAAACGAGGAGCACCATCCTTCAATAAAAACCTTAAAATCCAACAGGACTTAAAACAACAATTCAAACATGTCGATGATAGTTTGTTTGCAATGTCATTAAGAAACCCAAAAATAGCTGAAGACATCACTAAGGAAATTGGAAATGTGCAATATAACGTGGATAAAGCTATTGAGAATTTGGCCGAAGCCAATGTTCCAAAAGGGAATTCTCATCAGCAATATGCGGTATCATCATCGAATAAATTAGCGGACATGCTAAGCGATATTTTAAATAGTATGCAAATGGAAATGTCTGGAGCTGGACAAGGAAAGCCAAAACCAGGTCAAGGACAGGGACAAGGTATGCAATTGCCAGATATCATAAAAAAACAAGAAGGCTTAGGGGAGAAGATGAAGAAAGGAATGAAAAAAGGAGAAAAAGAAGGAGAAGGACAAGAAGGCAATAAAGGAGAAAAGGAAGGTCAAGGCAAGGAAGGACAAAAAGGGAACAATGGTCAAAAGGGAGATAAAGGAAAAGGACAAGGAAACCAAAATGGGGGAGAAGAAGGACAAGACGGAGAAGGCGACGCCAAGAATGTAATGGAAATTTATAAAGAACAACAACAGCTTAGAGAAGCTTTAGAAAAGGAATTGAGAAAGCAAGGAGTTGGAGGAAATGGTCAAAATGTTTTAGACCAAATGAAGCAAATAGAAAAACAATTACTCAATAAAGGGTTCAATAATGAAACGCTTCAAAAGATTTTAAATGTTAAATATGAGTTGTTAAAATTAGAGAAAGCTGTTCAACAACAAGGGGAAGATAAGAAGCGTCAATCGGAAACCAACAAGAAAGAGTTTAACAATCAAGCACCTGCTTTGCCTACCAAACTGCAAGAATATTTAAACAGCATTGAAATTTTAAATAGACAAAGCTTACCTTTGCGCTCCAATTTTAACCAAAAGGTTCAAGAATATTTCAAAACCAATGATTAG
- the ybeY gene encoding rRNA maturation RNase YbeY encodes MISFNYETEFILDNETAFANWLSKVISSEMKNEGEINYIFCDDNYLLEINQQYLNHDTLTDIISFDYSIGNELQGDIFISVQRVRENADDFNVAFDEELKRVMAHGVLHYCGYKDKSEKDEKIMREKEEEKMKMFHVKQN; translated from the coding sequence ATGATTAGTTTTAATTACGAGACAGAATTTATACTGGATAATGAAACGGCTTTTGCTAACTGGCTCTCCAAAGTCATTAGCTCCGAAATGAAGAACGAAGGGGAGATTAATTATATCTTCTGTGACGATAATTATTTGTTGGAAATAAACCAACAATATTTGAACCATGACACGTTAACAGACATTATCAGCTTTGATTATTCTATAGGAAACGAACTACAAGGCGATATTTTCATCTCTGTTCAAAGGGTTCGTGAGAATGCTGATGATTTCAATGTTGCGTTTGACGAAGAATTAAAAAGAGTTATGGCACACGGAGTTTTACATTACTGCGGTTATAAAGACAAATCCGAAAAGGATGAAAAGATAATGCGTGAAAAGGAAGAAGAGAAAATGAAAATGTTCCACGTGAAACAAAATTAA
- a CDS encoding PorT family protein: protein MKKNILFLLLFSTTIGFAQYGYRDGNRIGLSAGISQTTLFTNNFDVKPEMGFAGGLSIRGNYYNNWSMIYGMQFFANNFSLESTFNQNLKYSVQGVQIRLLLSYNVVKDHVSVDFGPVLQINGKLQLPSSDENKIIKGTLLKASQITDVSPVSGNFYLGCSAGSKTIRALIFYEYGFTNLLNKLNNDSSLQALNNNNSFKGNLGTINGQVIFNL from the coding sequence ATGAAGAAAAACATTCTGTTCCTTTTGTTGTTTTCTACAACTATAGGATTCGCCCAATATGGCTATCGCGATGGAAATCGAATCGGTCTTTCCGCGGGAATTTCTCAAACAACTTTATTTACTAACAATTTTGATGTCAAACCCGAAATGGGTTTTGCTGGCGGACTTTCTATTCGAGGAAACTACTACAATAACTGGAGTATGATTTATGGAATGCAGTTTTTTGCCAATAATTTTTCGCTAGAGTCCACTTTTAATCAAAATTTAAAATACAGTGTTCAAGGTGTTCAGATTCGATTATTATTGAGTTATAATGTAGTTAAAGATCATGTTTCTGTTGATTTTGGACCAGTATTACAAATTAATGGAAAACTACAACTTCCCAGTTCAGATGAAAATAAAATTATTAAAGGAACCCTGTTAAAAGCTAGTCAGATAACAGATGTTTCTCCTGTAAGCGGTAATTTTTATTTAGGTTGCTCAGCAGGAAGCAAAACCATCCGCGCTTTGATTTTTTATGAATATGGGTTTACTAATTTATTGAATAAACTCAACAATGATAGTAGTTTACAAGCGTTAAATAACAACAATAGCTTCAAAGGAAACTTAGGAACTATAAACGGGCAGGTGATTTTTAACTTATAA
- the gltX gene encoding glutamate--tRNA ligase: protein MSRPVRVRFAPSPTGPLHIGGVRTALFNYLFAKKHNGVFYLRIEDTDQNRFVPGAEAYIFEALEWLGIAPSETIGKNEKFGPYRQSERKELYKQYADQLIDSGWAYYAFDTAEALDLHRKQHEEQGKTFIYNWHNREKLDTSLVISKEETEKRIAAGEAYVVRFKTPVNETLHLHDIIRGDIHFETNLLDDKVLFKSDGMPTYHLANIVDDHLMETSHVIRGEEWLPSMPLHSLLYKAFGWEAPEFAHLPLILKPIGNGKLSKRDGDKLGFPVFPLEWKSEEGVSSGYRENGFFPEAVINFLALLGWNDGTDQELFSLDELVEKFDLNRVHKAGAKFDPEKNKWFNHQYLQKQEDESLAKSFAPILYEKGIDADYTTLVKIVSLIKERANFVSEFWEMSNFFFEAPTSYDEKAAKNWKEDTPRTMQELISVLENISDFTSATIETDVKDWMTQNEIGMGKVMQPFRLSLVGALKGPHLFDIVELIGKEETIKRLQKAIATL, encoded by the coding sequence ATGTCAAGACCCGTTAGAGTTCGTTTTGCTCCCAGTCCGACTGGACCGTTACACATTGGTGGTGTTCGTACTGCCTTATTTAATTATTTATTTGCTAAAAAACATAACGGTGTTTTCTATTTGAGAATAGAAGATACTGACCAAAACCGTTTCGTGCCTGGAGCGGAAGCCTACATTTTTGAGGCTTTAGAATGGTTAGGCATTGCACCTAGCGAAACAATAGGAAAGAATGAAAAATTTGGACCCTATCGTCAATCCGAAAGAAAAGAATTGTACAAACAATATGCGGATCAGTTGATTGATTCGGGTTGGGCTTATTATGCTTTTGATACTGCTGAAGCTTTGGATTTACATAGAAAACAACATGAGGAGCAAGGAAAAACTTTTATATACAACTGGCACAATCGTGAAAAACTAGATACTTCATTAGTAATTTCCAAAGAAGAAACTGAGAAAAGAATTGCAGCAGGTGAAGCTTATGTCGTTCGTTTTAAAACTCCCGTGAACGAGACTTTGCATTTGCATGACATTATTCGCGGTGACATTCATTTTGAAACGAATCTTTTAGACGATAAAGTTTTGTTTAAAAGTGATGGGATGCCAACGTATCATTTAGCCAATATTGTTGATGACCATTTAATGGAAACCTCACATGTAATTCGTGGTGAAGAATGGTTGCCATCAATGCCATTGCATAGTTTATTATATAAAGCCTTTGGTTGGGAAGCTCCAGAATTTGCCCATTTACCATTAATATTAAAACCAATCGGTAATGGAAAATTATCGAAACGTGATGGAGATAAATTAGGATTTCCAGTATTCCCATTGGAATGGAAAAGTGAAGAAGGCGTTTCATCTGGCTATAGAGAAAATGGATTTTTCCCAGAAGCGGTGATTAACTTTTTAGCTTTATTGGGATGGAATGATGGAACAGACCAAGAATTATTTTCATTAGATGAATTGGTTGAAAAATTTGACTTAAACAGAGTTCACAAAGCTGGAGCTAAATTTGATCCAGAGAAAAACAAATGGTTCAACCATCAATATTTGCAAAAACAAGAGGATGAAAGTTTGGCCAAAAGCTTTGCTCCTATTTTATATGAAAAAGGAATTGATGCCGATTATACTACATTAGTAAAAATTGTTTCCTTGATAAAAGAGCGTGCTAATTTCGTTTCCGAGTTTTGGGAAATGAGTAATTTCTTTTTTGAAGCGCCCACTTCTTATGATGAAAAAGCGGCTAAAAACTGGAAAGAAGACACGCCAAGAACGATGCAAGAATTGATTTCAGTATTAGAAAATATAAGTGATTTTACCTCTGCTACCATTGAAACAGATGTCAAAGATTGGATGACTCAAAATGAAATTGGTATGGGAAAAGTGATGCAGCCTTTCCGTTTGAGTTTGGTTGGAGCGCTCAAAGGTCCGCATCTTTTTGATATTGTAGAATTGATTGGTAAGGAAGAAACTATTAAACGATTACAGAAAGCAATAGCTACTTTATAA
- a CDS encoding OmpH family outer membrane protein — translation MKKTIILVALAISIISCNKTTTTTKEFKTAYIDTSKLMEESTEAKDIEAKYKDKAKVMGNQLEAEVARFKSEAASFKQNAQTKGEAWAQQKGSELQQREQQLNYAQQAMLQQLQQESGVEMDSLVKSYRKVIKEYGKEKGYDYVYGSGDSSPSILYAKDGYDITNDMIKKVNDLYKSVGKKEEKTETKKEEKK, via the coding sequence ATGAAGAAAACAATTATCCTAGTTGCATTGGCCATCTCCATAATTTCATGCAATAAAACAACAACAACCACAAAAGAATTTAAAACAGCCTATATTGATACTTCTAAATTAATGGAAGAATCAACGGAAGCTAAAGATATCGAGGCGAAATATAAAGATAAAGCCAAAGTAATGGGCAACCAGTTAGAAGCAGAAGTAGCTCGTTTCAAATCGGAAGCTGCAAGCTTCAAACAAAATGCACAAACCAAAGGAGAAGCTTGGGCCCAACAAAAAGGATCTGAATTACAACAAAGAGAACAACAATTAAACTACGCTCAACAAGCCATGCTACAACAATTGCAACAAGAAAGTGGTGTAGAAATGGACTCTTTAGTAAAAAGTTATAGAAAAGTAATTAAAGAATACGGAAAAGAAAAAGGATACGATTATGTATATGGTTCAGGTGACTCTTCTCCTTCCATTTTGTATGCGAAAGACGGTTATGATATTACCAATGATATGATTAAAAAAGTCAACGATTTATACAAATCAGTGGGTAAAAAAGAAGAAAAAACTGAAACTAAAAAGGAAGAGAAGAAATAA
- a CDS encoding alkane 1-monooxygenase, with translation MKYLLAYCIPLVALIGIHFGGIWTYSGILFAFVLLPILELLLPIDEENYTDIEKESRLKNHLFDFLLYINVLIVYGSLFFVLIFATQSGFTKLETIGVILSLGVILGSNGINVAHELGHREKLYERILGKLLLIPSHYTHFFIEHNHGHHLHVSTPEDPSTAKYNQSLYRFWIQTVLGTYRKAWQIQLRLNQQENRSFISIKNDMFWFTIIQVVYLILIYVFFGIIGLVIALLAGIVGFLLLETINYIEHYGLKRNLLPSGRYERVSEKHSWNSNHVLGRIMLYELTRHSDHHFKSQKKYQILEYHQVSPQLPYGYPMSMLLSLVPPLWFALMNKRIPLDMKP, from the coding sequence ATGAAATATTTATTAGCGTATTGTATTCCTTTAGTAGCTTTAATTGGAATTCATTTTGGAGGGATTTGGACTTATTCAGGAATACTATTTGCTTTTGTTTTACTTCCTATTTTGGAGCTATTGTTGCCTATCGATGAGGAAAATTATACTGATATTGAAAAAGAAAGTAGATTAAAAAATCATCTTTTTGATTTTCTATTGTATATAAATGTTTTGATTGTTTATGGAAGTTTATTTTTTGTATTGATTTTTGCCACACAATCTGGTTTTACGAAATTAGAAACCATTGGAGTTATTCTCAGTCTAGGCGTAATTTTAGGTTCCAATGGAATTAATGTGGCTCACGAATTGGGTCACAGAGAAAAGTTGTACGAAAGGATATTAGGTAAACTGCTATTAATTCCATCTCATTACACTCATTTTTTTATTGAACACAATCATGGTCATCATTTGCATGTATCCACTCCTGAAGATCCTTCGACAGCAAAATACAATCAATCCTTATATCGCTTTTGGATTCAAACTGTTTTGGGAACCTATAGAAAAGCGTGGCAAATTCAACTTCGATTGAATCAACAAGAAAATAGAAGTTTTATTTCTATAAAAAATGATATGTTTTGGTTTACGATTATTCAAGTTGTTTATCTGATTTTGATTTATGTATTCTTTGGTATTATAGGGCTGGTTATTGCTTTACTTGCAGGCATCGTTGGCTTTTTGTTATTGGAAACAATCAATTATATTGAGCATTATGGTTTGAAAAGAAACCTCTTGCCTTCAGGAAGGTATGAGCGAGTTAGTGAAAAGCATTCCTGGAATTCCAATCATGTTTTGGGTCGAATCATGCTTTATGAATTAACCCGTCATAGCGATCATCACTTTAAATCACAAAAGAAATATCAAATTTTAGAATACCATCAAGTAAGTCCACAATTGCCTTATGGATATCCCATGTCAATGTTATTATCATTGGTTCCTCCGCTTTGGTTTGCTTTAATGAATAAAAGAATTCCATTAGATATGAAGCCCTAA